The following proteins come from a genomic window of Montipora foliosa isolate CH-2021 chromosome 2, ASM3666993v2, whole genome shotgun sequence:
- the LOC137991210 gene encoding uncharacterized protein yields the protein MTRTLCTTYIDPATIEPLVASRLIPLDKGEGAVRPIGVGEVIRRIIGKFVMNVAKGDVVEASGSLQLCAGQKAGSEAAIHAMHTVFEADDTDAVLLIDAANAFNALNRETALHNIRVLCPVIAVYAINTYRKSARLFITGGKEILSAEGTTQGDPLAMGLYALSVQPLITSLGVASSTKQCWFADDACGAGSILEIKKWWDALNTLGPDFGYFPNAKKCWIISKADKEASVKEVFKDTAVNVTIQGQKHLGAVIGSREYLEEYVSEKVTNWVSEVTKLAQFALSQPQACYAAYTFGLKHRWTYFLRTLPDIQDLLEPPENAISKVLIPAITEHRSSQLDRDILALPVRLGGLGMTNPCLEANFEQSSSVKVTTPLVQQIVAQSHQMPDDFLVKPLQQAVRSERAKALQDRAVHIREVAPQKVQRALDLAAEKGSSVWLTVLPLREMGFNLNKREFRDAIKLRYDWPVDDIPSTCVCGDIFTVDHAMICKRGGFVTQRHNELRDSEADLLSMVCSDVEIEPVLQDISGEQLGRGSNRAPDARLDIHARGFWENQRSAFFDARVFHPNADSYRDLELQQIYRNHENEKKRLYTRRILDIEQGTCTPLIFTSTGGMGKECLHYHSRLAQLISIKKGEDYAKTISWIRARTSFALLRSALICLRGSRVRRKVLRDFNNIDIDIEIQEGAIM from the coding sequence ATGACAAGGACTCTGTGTACAACGTATATCGACCCTGCAACCATAGAGCCACTGGTAGCAAGCCGGTTGATTCCTCTGGATAAAGGCGAAGGTGCGGTGAGGCCTATTGGGGTCGGTGAGGTAATCCGAAGGATTATTGGAAAGTTTGTAATGAACGTTGCTAAGGGAGACGTGGTTGAGGCGAGCGGCTCACTCCAGCTATGTGCGGGCCAAAAGgctggaagcgaggctgccatACATGCTATGCACACCGTATTTGAAGCAGATGATACGGACGCGGTACTGCTCATTGATGCTGCTAATGCATTCAATGCCCTCAATAGAGAAACTGCATTGCACAACATCCGGGTTCTTTGCCCTGTAATTGCAGTGTACGCCATTAACACCTACAGGAAGTCGGCACGCTTATTCATTACTGGTGGCAAAGAGATCTTGTCAGCCGAAGGTACAACACAGGGCGACCCGCTCGCTATGGGCCTTTATGCCTTAAGTGTACAGCCGCTGATCACGAGCCTGGGGGTGGCGTCCAGTACCAAGCAGTGCTGGTTTGCAGATGATGCATGTGGAGCTGGCTCTATACTGGAAATTAAGAAATGGTGGGATGCCCTCAACACCCTTGGTCCAGACTTCGGGTATTTTCCCAACGCCAAGAAATGCTGGATTATCTCAAAGGCAGATAAAGAGGCAAGCGTCAAAGAAGTGTTCAAGGACACGGCTGTCAATGTAACAATACAGGGACAAAAACACCTGGGTGCGGTGATAGGCTCACGAGAATATTTAGAGGAATATGTCAGTGAGAAGGTGACCAACTGGGTCAGCGAGGTTACCAAGCTGGCACAGTTTGCTCTCTCTCAACCACAAGCGTGTTATGCTGCTTACACCTTTGGTCTGAAACATCGTTGGACTTATTTTTTGAGAACTCTGCCAGACATTCAAGATTTATTAGAGCCGCCGGAGAACGCCATATCTAAGGTGCTTATCCCTGCGATTACCGAACATAGGAGCAGTCAACTAGACAGGGACATTTTAGCACTGCCAGTCCGTCTAGGGGGCCTAGGCATGACAAACCCATGTCTTGAAGCAAACTTCGAGCAATCCTCCTCTGTTAAAGTTACCACCCCGCTGGTCCAACAGATTGTGGCTCAGTCACATCAGATGCCGGATGATTTTCTTGTCAAGCCACTACAACAGGCCGTGAGAAGTGAGAGAGCAAAGGCGCTCCAAGATAGGGCAGTGCATATCAGAGAGGTAGCTCCACAGAAAGTCCAGCGAGCACTTGACCTTGCCGCGGAAAAAGGGTCATCAGTTTGGCTGACGGTACTTCCCCTTCGTGAAATGGGTTTCAACCTAAATAAGAGGGAGTTCCGCGACGCAATCAAACTGCGCTATGATTGGCCGGTTGATGATATCCCATCCACCTGTGTATGCGGCGATATTTTCACAGTAGACCACGCAATGATATGCAAGCGAGGTGGGTTCGTTACCCAACGTCACAATGAGCTGAGAGATTCAGAAGCCGACCTCCTGAGCATGGTGTGTAGCGATGTTGAGATCGAGCCCGTTCTTCAAGATATCTCGGGAGAACAGCTAGGAAGGGGTTCTAATCGAGCTCCAGATGCGAGATTAGATATCCACGCACGCGGGTTCTGGGAGAACCAACGATCAGCATTCTTCGACGCGAGGGTCTTTCACCCTAATGCTGATTCGTATAGGGACCTAGAGCTCCAACAGATATACCGCAATCACGAGAACGAGAAGAAGCGCCTATACACGAGGAGGATTTTGGACATCGAACAAGGAACTTGCACACCCCTTATTTTCACGTCAACGGGCGGTATGGGAAAGGAGTGCTTGCATTACCATAGCAGACTGGCGCAGCTGATCTCCATCAAGAAAGGAGAAGATTATGCTAAAACAATCTCCTGGATAAGAGCAAGGACATCATTCGCTCTATTAAGATCCGCATTAATTTGTTTAAGAGGATCGAGAGTTAGAAGAAAAGTTCTTCGTGATTTTAATaacattgacattgacattgaaattCAAGAAGGAGCCATAATGTAA
- the LOC137991212 gene encoding uncharacterized protein, which translates to MTAKNKITDTQIALLRSFVNQLKQKRQTLKEFKDNIGVLLETLEDLEQDILVAEELDGLILERVCVTERTAARHVEGSQCSFVTSDVAAKLDLKQETQDAISLSTFGGNTSSVKRMNTATIYLETTQEETIPIHVIIVPTIAAPLTTYTGANVRDLPHLRGLTLAHVNVDDSPFTVDILIGADHYWNVVGNELIKGPGPTAAKSKIGYLLSGPLSKSNHSENLNTSILSVVSWTGRYSARLPWRPERPPLPSNAEITKERTRSMVRRLAANPEKLHLYNDIIQEQQSRGFIKKVKDPDTTNEYGITANIEKAFLHVNLDEADRDATRFYWLSNADDPDSELIVYRIKSVMFGATSSPFILNATLNKHLTQSTDQVSIDMLRNLYVDDLASGVSDDGSAVNYYQNARNTMSPVGFNLRSWSSNSPGLQHLAAKDQVLNTSPAEKVLGILWNITSDTLGFSYRQATSIPPLSTKREALQKTAKVFDPLGLLQPVTAAAKILIQELWQEGIDWDEPLDQEWRVLAKEIGNATKLEFPRRYFTSDVCVDGNETELLVFADASQKAYGAAVYLVRGNQSSLAMAKSRVAPTRKHFTLPELELMAALTAARLASYLQEQLHVTRVTLWSDSQIVLHWLNSSKILKPFISNRIQEVKKLTSISSTAPQPKTPLICSQEG; encoded by the exons ATGACAGCAAAGAACAAAATTACCGACACACAGATCGCTCTACTCAGGTCATTCGTCAACCAGCTAAAGCAAAAGAGACAAACCCTTAAGGAATTTAAGGACAACATAGGAGTTTTGCTGGAAACACTTGAGGATCTTGAGCAGGATATACTCGTAGCAGAGGAACTAGATGGGCTTATCTTAGAGAGAGTTTGCGTTACCGAGAG AACTGCTGCAAGGCATGTCGAGGGATCTCAATGCTCCTTCGTTACATCAGATGTGGCAGCCAAGCTTGATCTGAAACAAGAAACGCAAGATGCAATATCCCTGTCAACTTTCGGTGGAAACACATCATCTGTTAAGCGCATGAACACTGCTACCATCTACCTTGAAACCACTCAAGAGGAGACCATTCCCATTCACGTGATCATTGTACCAACAATCGCTGCACCCCTCACTACTTACACTGGCGCCAATGTAAGGGACTTGCCGCATTTAAGGGGACTGACGTTAGCACACGTTAACGTTGATGATTCACCTTTCACAGTTGATATTCTAATCGGCGCTGATCATTACTGGAATGTAGTGGGAAACGAACTTATCAAGGGTCCAGGTCCCACAGCAGCCAAATCAAAGATAGGGTATCTCCTCTCGGGCCCCCTCTCCAAAAGTAACCATTCAGAGAACCTCAACACTTCTATTTTAAGTGTTGTCAGTTG GACGGGCCGGTACAGTGCAAGGTTGCCATGGCGACCAGAACGTCCCCCTTTACCATCAAACGCAGAAATTACTAAGGAGAGAACTCGCTCCATGGTCAGACGACTAGCCGCAAATCCTGAGAAACTACACTTGTACAATGACATCATCCAAGAACAGCAGTCTCGAGGTTTCATTAAAAAGGTGAAAGATCCAGATACAACCAACGAA TATGGCATAACTGCGAACATTGAAAAGGCATTTTTACATGTAAACCTTGACGAAGCCGATCGAGATGCCACACGATTCTACTGGTTATCTAATGCAGATGACCCGGACAGTGAATTAATTGTATACCGAATCAAGTCTGTTATGTTTGGTGCCACAAGCTCCCCCTTCATCTTAAATGCCACTCTCAACAAACACCTCACACAGTCTACAGACCAAGTCAGCATAGATATGTTAAGAAATCTGTATGTGGACGACCTCGCCTCTGGAGTAAGTGATGATGGTTCAGCAGTCAACTATTATCAAAATGCCAGGAACACGATGTCACCAGTGGGTTTCAATCTCAGGTCGTGGAGTTCAAACAGTCCTGGACTTCAGCATCTTGCAGCCAAGGATCAAGTCCTTAACACAAGCCCAGCCGAAAAGGTGCTTGGCATACTATGGAACATAACTTCTGACACACTGGGATTCTCATATAGGCAAGCAACTTCTATCCCTCCGTTATCAACCAAGAGAGAGGCTTTACAAAAAACAGCAAAGGTCTTTGATCCACTCGGCCTACTCCAACCGGTCACAGCTGCTGCCAAGATTCTGATACAAGAACTGTGGCAGGAAGGGATAGATTGGGACGAACCACTTGATCAAGAATGGCGTGTTCTAGCGAAGGAGATAGGAAATGCAACCAAACTTGAGTTCCCGCGTCGCTACTTCACTTCTGACGTCTGTGTTGACGGCAACGAAACAGAACTACTCGTTTTTGCGGACGCAAGCCAGAAAGCCTATGGAGCCGCTGTTTACTTAGTACGTGGAAACCAATCGTCGCTTGCCATGGCAAAGTCGCGTGTTGCTCCGACAAGGAAGCATTTTACCCTTCCAGAACTTGAACTTATGGCAGCTCTGACAGCTGCACGTTTGGCATCATATCTGCAAGAACAACTGCACGTTACAAGGGTCACATTGTGGTCTGACAGCCAGATCGTCCTTCATTGGCTTAACAGCAGCAAAATATTGAAGCCATTCATCAGCAATCGCATCCAAGAAGTAAAGAAGCTGACATCAATTTCCAGTACTGCCCCACAACCGAAAACCCCTCTGATCTGCTCACAAGAGGGATAA